The following is a genomic window from Oncorhynchus masou masou isolate Uvic2021 chromosome 6, UVic_Omas_1.1, whole genome shotgun sequence.
TACAGTAAACAGAAGACTCTAACCTCCAGTTCAGGGAGACACTGGTCAATGTATCAAACAACATGAGTTAAGGTTCAACCACAAATCATTGGAACATTAGCCATGGCCATCAAAACATTTGTTTTCCTTTAGCCATTAATAAAAGTATATTTCCAAACAAATGAGTTATGCTTCCATcttgtaggtcgtcattgtaaataagaatgggttcttaactgacttttgtagttaaataaaggttaaataaaaaatgaaattccCTGTTGCCTAGTACCTCCTCACAGTATTTGTTCTAGCTGGTAGAGTAACGGTTCTAACTGGTTGAGTACCTGCATGCAAATGGCAAGGTTGACCCTGGATCCGAAGGCTGTGCTGACAGCGCGGGGTGAGAGGCCCAGGTCTTTAAACAACTTGGAGAAGGACATGGTGAGGGCCAGACGAGGACGCTCCTCTGCTATCACCACACAGCTCCTCACACATGACAGGTTCAGCCCCCGCGCCtggagggaaaaagagggagacgGTGAGTTAgcatgtacatgtgtgtgtatgtgtgtgagagaatgtgtgtgtgttatactcaCTTTGAGTATCTCTGTCTGCGTGCCTATCCCCTTGGTGCAGAGCTCCATGACAGAGTAGGAGCAGAAGGTGTCTCTGATCCGGTACTGGCTCAGGGTGCTCAGCCACAGGGGCAGACAGCTCTCCAACTCCAGAGGAGGGATTAAGATGGACTGGTGCCctgagtacacactacacacaggaaACAATAGAAGGTATGAGTTCAAAATGTttgtatgagagagagataaagacaccctgtgtgtgtgtgtgtgtgaccttgcgAGACACCACAGTACAAAGCCCAGGCCACAGTAAGGGTCTAGGCAGATGGCTATTTGGCGTGAGGAGTAGAATTCACACTGCAGCTTGATGGAGCGACACAGAGCACTGACTGCCGCATGGGATATCTGatggacagaaacacacacacacacacacacacacacacacacacacacacacacacacacacacacacacacacacacacacacacacacacacacacacacacaccacaaagaaACAACCAATAAGAGAAGCAGAATCAACGGGTAAAGTCATGGTTATGGCTACCGTCATTGGCCCACTGTAAATCAGAGGAGCAAAATTAGCTGTTGGCTACTGACTTTGCCAATGGCAGGCCGCTTATGGGCCACCAAGTTTTCAAACTGTCTGGGGCTTTTTTAGAGTATTGAGATCAATCAGTAGCCTCCTGTGGGTGACCTTACCTTGACCCCGGTGAGCATGCCTGTGGTAGACACACTGAAGTCCAGATAGGCAATCATCTCTACCGTGGGGGGCTTATAGATCATTTGGGGTCTACGTCGAGGTAGGTCATCTGGAAGAAGAAAACATGCACAACAAGGTTGAGTTTCTCTGGCTCAGATTCTATGGtcaggtatgtactgtatgtaagacCCATGGCAAGGGTTCTCGAAGTGGGGTGTGGCGGTACTGCAGGGGGTCTGCAGCCAGatctcaaaataaataaatatatacagtaccagccaaaagtttggacacaccttctgaGTCAAGGTTATTGCTGTAtttctttactattttctacattgtagaataatagtgaatacaacaaaactatgaaataacacatttggaatcatgtagtaaccaaaaaagtgtaaaacaaataaaaatatattttatatgagattCTAAGTTGCCACCCATTGCTTTGAAGAcagtttaactaggcaagtcagttaagaacaaattattttttacaatgacggcctaccctggccaaactctaacgacgctgggccaattgtgcgccaccctatggaactcccaatcacgcccagttgtgatacagcctggaatctaaacagggtctgtagtgacgcctccagcgctgagatgcagtgccttagaccgctgcgccactcatgTGCCtgtcactgaggagtggcttccgtctggtcactctaccatgaaggcctgattggtggagtgttacagagatggttgtccttctggaaggttctcccatccccacagaggaactctgtcagaatAACCACagggttcatggtcacctccctgaccaaggcccttctcacccgattgctcagtttggctgggcggccagctgtaggaagactgtgggaccttatatagggaggtgtgtgcctttccaaatcatgtccaatcaattgaatttaccacaggtggactccaatcaagttgtaaaaacatctcatggatgatcaatggaaacaggatggacctgagctcaatttcgagtctcatagcaaagggtctgaatacttgtgtactTGTACTTGTAAtacttttgtcattatggggtattgtgtgtagattgatgaggaaaccaATTattgtaatcaattttagaataaggctgtaatgtagcaacatttggaaaaagggaaggggtcttctgcactgtatatatatatatttttaacaaaaataaatacaaatgaatattACTAGCAACAACAGAttaaacaaatgttggaaaagGGATCCATGGAATAAGTTTAGAGGGTGTAATACAATGTGATATTATTTATCTACAATTTATGTTTTTAACCCTGGGCAACATGGGCATaggaggctcacagggatattGGTATCCACAGCATTCCAGTTCTATATTTTTCAACTCAATACTTATTGTAATACCCAAAATGacagattaaaaaaaaacaaatgctCTGTTATCTAGGCAAAGTTCACCTAGCCTCATAGCAAAATGTGTGGGATTGCAGGATATTAGCTTTCAAGGTATCTCTCAACCCCAAATTCAGCCTTTGCCCAACCccttcaaataaaaaatattaattaAAATCAGGTGAGAATTTGTGGGTTGGGATATTGCTCATAAATATTAATTTTGGGTGTGGGTAAACATAGTTGTACCTGATCCTTTCTTACTAAAAGTCCACTGGCACGCTCTGGTAAAACTATATGCATCGCGAGCAAATACAACTCTGGACAGTTAGCTCACAGTGGTATGGCGCGGAGTTCCTGACATCCAATCGGCAAATGAACTCAGATTGGTCttgggtactgtataaaaaccTACAACTACTACCAGGGCGAGTCCTCTCACAGGTATGCTTTCACTTTTCAGAATTAGACATGTGGGCACAGGATGAATATTGTAAATTaaggatacatttttttttttttaaacatctgCCCCATGTGGGATTAGAACTCACAACCATTGAACTATGAGCCAACCAACTGTCTTAGCAGACTGCACCACCAGTCATAGTAGTTGGGAGAAACTACAACCAGCTGACATGACTACCATTGTCATCTATTTCTTGTTATGATAGAGGTAGCTATGAATCTAAAAGTATGATCCTCATAGCCTACATGGTTTGTTTTCTTTGTAAAAGCACATAGATGTGTATGAAACGGTAAGCAAAAACATAGAATTTGTTCATATGCTGAAATGTGCCTTACTGCCTTTAGTATTTTGTGTAATGTCAGCAGTCGAGTTATGGAAGCATCATGCTAAATATATTGGCACACTCCACTTATCAAGACCATTGCCAAACAAGTTAAGCTGTCACCTACTTTTATAGTTAGCCTTGAGGTGGTACCACCCTGCTTATCTAGAAGGGAATGTCTTTCATACTGAACGCCTCCCTTGATGACGTATAGGCACCTTCTCAAAGCGTTTCTACATCAGCATTTCAATGGTATATTTGAATCGCTAGGGACAAAAAGAGCTAGATTTACTACTAAAAGACCAAAATATATCACTTTTGCTACGCTGTCAAAATGAGGACTTGACATGTTTCACTATAACTAAGCCTAAAACATCTGATTAAAAAAGAAAGTTACGTTTTTCCCATGAAATTTACTCTTTAaagcagcaacaacaaaaaaatctctGTGCCCCATGATAAAATGTGTCGACATGCAGAAAGTAGCTTGAAAACTGTAAAAATTCTCTGATGTCAATAGGCTGCCCTTTAAAATGTTCCTTCCCAGAAAATGCAATTGTTCGTCTGGCCATGCACTGCTGAAGTCATAGTAAAACTCCTTGTATGCTATTTTTATCTCATTTGAGTTGTGTTCTGATGAAGGTGTCCCTGATGAATTTGCTATCACAAAAGGGGTCCCCTGCGACACCTTGTTTTAGAACCCCTTTTCTATGGTACCTGTGTCTATGATTGTCGGCCATGTTTTAATGTTCACTGTGGCTGCGGCCTCTTTAGAGCGCAGGATCCTCATGAGGTTCTGAGTGGTGAGGATACAGGCAGCTTTACTGACCTGGGGACAGAGAGGCACCACAAACAACATGTTAGTTTGTAGAAAAATATGGTTCCAACTTCCTACCTTTGGAAGACCAAAATAATGACACCCAAACACCATGCTCATAAAATAGCACCCAACCTCATACACTCCGGTGATCAAagatagcacacatacacacttacgtCAATGATCATgcggacagtgggcagtgtggctGCCAGGTTCTGTGGGTGAGGAGGTCTGACAGTGACAGGAACACAGCCAGCATACAGGCAGCCATAGAAAGAGGCTATCAGATCAATACctagagtgagagacagaacgAGAAAGTGACGATAACTGTAAGTCATCCTGAATGGGTATGACTATGCCAGTATCAGTGCCAGTATGACAGatggacaaacagagacaggaggACGGACAGACGGAAGGACCCACCAGGAGGGTAGAGCAGCACCACGTTGTTCCCGGTGTTGACGCTGCCTTTCTCTGTGAGAGCCGCTGCAATCTTCTCCGCCCGCTTGTGCAGCTGCACACACGTTGCTGTGGATACAACTAGACCCTGAAGCACAGGAGTTAGAGAGGGTAGGGAAAAGGGGTTTATTTACAACTGGGCCCAACTGTATATGGGGGGGGGTTATGTTTATtgtatgtgtgagagtgagtCTATAAGTGTGAGAGTGCTACCTTTGCATTGAGCAGCACATAGAGACAGTGGTCTGGATCAGTCTTTGCCCTCCACTGTAGAGCCTCGGACAAGAACTGGTgctgaggagagaaaagagggtcAAAGTTCATTCCATAGCAATCATGCCAATATGGATATCAATTTTATATCAACAAGATTTTCTACATGATAATAAATGTATATAAAGTTATGCCAAAATAACCACAAAGAAATATAATATAAGTTTTATTTTGCTGATGGGAGGAACTCGATAGAACTTTAATTTCCTCAAGTTCATTCTCTTAAGTTAAGTCTAAGGCATTGAAGATGGTCAATACAGTCACTCAGCAGTAAATAACCCTGGAGCCAAAATGTCCTCCGTAAGCAGCTTTTCTACCAGGAGGAAGGAAACTGTCACTCCCATTGGCAAATGAACAAGCAAATGGACAATTTAGAACATGCAGCATTAGCCAAACTACTTCTTAAAATAAAGAACTGATTTCAGTTGTAGCTAACAGCAATGATTGGGAGAGATCCATTGGGGAGAGAAAGCAAAGCACATGAGGAGATGTGAATGTCTGGATGTCTGGAAGGTGGCTTGCCAGAGACTTCCTCTGAGTCCACACAACTCTGCAGATCAgcaaggtctgtgtgtgtgtgtaacaacagtcatcaacaacaacaaaaaatattctAATGAATGCAACAGTTGGACAATGGATAAAGATACTccacattttttaaaaatgttttaaataatcAGACTAAATTATAGCACATAAATATTTTAGTTCAGGGAGTTTGGTGGGAATTCAGGTATTCAACTTATTGTCAAATGTCACTTTTATTTATTAGAATGCACTCATATATACATTTTCTAGAATCTACTCATATATACACATTTTCTAATGctattttattttatgttttgTGTTAAAAGAAAGAAAAATTGATGTGCCCGAATTGCATGAATACATCTGAAAACCTTAACATAAAGGGGTGGAACAGGGCTGCTAACTCCACAAACTTGCTCTATTTAGGACAACACTCAACTGCGCTGTCTCCACTGTCTCATGAATTACTGTAGTCACGTTCTGTTGCATAATTCAACAAGTGTGTCAATAGCAGGATACCCTCGGATTAAAAACCAACAAGCCTCTAGATGACACCTATCTACACATACTTTACATTGTTTGCGAGATCAGACATAACATCACTACAATCTGTGTTCATTTTTGGAAGTTGCTTTCATTTAAGTTCAcctcatttgtaaacatttcaacgATATTAAATTATAACTTTTTTCAATTCCCTAAAAATGAACACCCATCAAATCAAAAGTgatctttcttctctttcttgtgATGTAAGCGTTGAGACGAGGCATTAAATCCCAGATAAAGCTTTAGTGTTCTTATAGATGCAACGGAAAGACAATGTATTCCATTGAGCCCATTTCAGCCCTTACCGCGGGGTGTTTGACTGTTTGACTACAACATTTATGCAGTCGTAATGTTAAAGGGAAAAAACGAGCAAGCAAGAGTATGAAAGAGTCGCAGGAGTAAAATGAAGGCAATCAATCTCACGATATTTAAGTGACAAGTGGATTTTGAGCCCTCAAACACAGGAAACACATGGCTGAAAAGGACAGCTCCTCTCAAGTTGGAGGGGCATGTGAgttgctagtgtgtgtttgtgtatatgtgtacTATTTTGAACATTCAGAGGTGATGGAGGGCAATGGAAGGCATGTGGCATCAGGTGGCATTAAGAGGTACGCCAACAGATTGTCACCATAACTGTGCTGTGATCCAGAAAAATAACAGAAAACTGAATAATACATTGGCACATGCAGATTCAGAGCATTACTTCTGACACCATGCAAGAGCTCACATCTTGCCAGAACTTGCATCCATATAAAGATCTGTGTGTGCAACTGAAGAATGGCTCCATTCACATTTGGAGCTTCACTGTACAGCACATTCCAGACAGAAGCAAAGGTAGGACCAGGGTGTTACAGAGTTagagggggcagtagctcttacCATGATAGTAGGCCACATACGGAGCTATATAGATCCAGAGAGATGGGTGCAttaggacagaggagaggagagaatgcaTCATGTTGCCCACATGGTTTACCAGCTATCTTGTCCTGTCCAACTAAATAGCTTGTAAACACTTATTGGACCATTGGTGGCAACCAATATGGTAGTATTATGCCGCTGGCAGACCAACAGCATACTGACCGTGAGTCGGCATGCCATTGTTAGTAGTGTTGGCTACCACCAGGTTATTAGTGCCAGCTACCGCTATCGTCCCTACCCTGCTATGGTCCAACGTGCATGTGGGTCCTTTCTAACTGGTGAGATGAGAGAGGTCCTGAGGTGGTCCTACCTTCCTGACCAGGTCCTGGTCCTCAATCATTCCCAGATCCCTGCCTGCTGCCTGGGCTATCCTCTTCCCTGCTACCAGGTTCCCCACCATGATGGAGGCTGGACCCACACCcactaaagagaaagagagaatatgtGAAAGAGAGAATGCATATTTACAATCAGATAAACAGTCCCTAGCTCAAAATACATAGTAACTGTAAGCCAAATCAATTGCCAAGTTTTGCTGTATGATCCCCTGAACTGAACCTACTGTACCTGGCTGTTTCTGCCGTGGTTTGGGGAGGTTGGTGACACAGGTATGGGGGCACATGAGGATGTTACAGGGGTGCAGGTTGCCGTCCAGGAAGTTCTGCTTGGTCTCAAAGATGTGGATCCCTCCCAGGTGGGTCTTGGGTAACGTGTTGGCAGGTACCAGGGCTAGGCTGTACAGACCCACCTGGTGGATACTGTCAATGGCCTGgacaatggacacacacacacaacactccttAGTTAGACAACTTCCCTGTATATTGAAAACAGTGGTGTTTGTTTTGGAATGTACCAAGAAAGAGGTGTTTGTCGGGGGGTTAGCTACCTGCAGTACTCTGCTCATCCACTGGAAGCTGTCCTCCTCACTGGCATCTGGCCTCTGCTCTGCTACAACCACAATCCTCTCATCATAGAACACCGTCACAGAGAACACCGcaatcctgacacacacacacgcggattAGAATGTCTACTCTGCAATGAtccatagtcacacacacacatgtagttgaagtcggaagttaacatacgcttaggttggagtcattaaaactcgtttttcaaccactccacaaatttcttgttaatgaactatagttttggcaagtcggttaggatatctactttgtgcatgacacaagtaatttttccaacaattgtttacagagagattatttcacttataattcactgtatcacaattccagtgggtcagatgtttacatacacaaagttgattgtgcctttaaacagcttggaaaattacagaaaattatgtcatggctttagaagcttctgatagggtaattgacatcatttgagtcaattggaggtgtacctgtggatgtatttcaaggcctaccctcAAACTctgtgcctatttgcttgacatcatgggaaaatcaaaagaaatcagccaagacttcagaaaaaaacattgtagacctccacacgtctggttcatccttggaagcaatttcaaaatgcctgaacgtaccacgttcatctgtacaaacaatagtacacaagtataaacactatggtaccatgcagccgtcataccgctcaggaaggaaacgcgttctgtctcctagagatgaacgtactttggtgcgaaaagtacaaatcaatcccacaacaacagcaaaggagcttgtgaagatgctggaggaaacgggtacaaaagtacctatttccacagtaaaacgagtcattACTGTAtaaagacataacctgaaaggccgctcaacaagaaGAAGCCACAAAGACAGattaaggtttgcaactgcacatagggacaaagttCGTAGTTttgggtctgatgaaacaaaaatagaactgtttggccataatgaccattgttatggtcatggaggaaaaagggagaagcttgcaagccgaagaacaccatctcaaccgtgaagcacgggggtggcagtatcatgttgtaggggtgctttgctgcaggagggactggtgcacttcacaaaatagatggcatcatgaggcaagaaaatcatgtggatatattgaagcaacaactcaagacatcagtcaggaagttaaagcttggtcgcaaatgggtcttccaaatggacaatgaccccaagcatacttccaaagttgtggcaaaatggcttaaggacaacaaagtcaaggtattggagtggccatcacaaagccctgacctcaatcctatagagaatttgtgggcagaaatgaaaaagcgtgtgcaatcaaggaggcctacaaacctgactcagttacaccagctctgtcaggaggaatgggccaaaattcaccttattgggggaagcttgtggaaggttcccgaaatgtttgacccaggttaaacaatttaaaggcaatgctaccaaatactaattgagtgtatataaacttctgacccactgggaatgtgatgaaagaaataaaagctgaaataaatcactctactattattctgacattttacactcttaaaataaagtggtcttaactgacctaagacagggaatttttattaggattaaatgtcaggaattgtgaaaaactgagtttaaatgtatttggctaaggtgtatgtaaacttccgacttcgacTGTATTTATTCATTACACATAAATACACATCCACACATAAAGCCAAGAACACCACAATTCCTACCCACACAAAACCACTCTGAAGAAGACAATGCTCTGATCATTAGCTGATCATTCCCAaaccataggaatccccacccactttaaaatggtggaagccctcaaatGACAATGTTATTTCCCTGTAATGATCGATATACATCTCTATGCTCAATCCCCACTACAATTGACTCACATCGAGCACAAACTGCACAGATCTCATCCAATGTTGATTGAAATACATGCTGAcccatgagcacacacacacaccgtaatcACCTTCCGCGATACACAGTCTTGACAGGCTCCACGGCGAGTGCTGTGGCCACCAAGTCATCAGCATTGTGTCTCCTCCCACTCACCATCAGCAGGCCTTCGTTTTTCCCCACCACAAATATCAGACTGCCCTGTAGAAGGGTTAGACACAGCCGTcaatacagactgacacacaaatGCTCACAGATCTGGACGCAcgcgcaaatacacacacacaacattcctACTTACAGGTCCTACAAAGCCTAGGAGTCCAGATCTCACAAAGGGAATCTCTCCAATAGGAGCACCAAGAGCATTGACAGGAATCACCTATAGACAGACATGTTTCATTAAAATGTCTAATAGAAGAAGTGTTGAACAGCATATTGGTGTGTCTAAGCAGGTGTAAGATATGCTGTAACACATAAGGGGGAATTGAATGGTTGTGGGTCTGTACCTCAAAGGTGTTCTTGGTGACTCCTGGTAGGCCATAGTACATGTTGCCTCCGGCACGAGAGTTCACCACAATCTCCCCTATCTCATCTGTCTTACACAGCTGAGGAGGCCCTTCAGGCTTCACTATACACATCAGagctgcagacacagagacaggcttcactatacacatcagagacagagacaggcttcactatacacatcagagacacagagacaggcttcactatacacatcagagctgcagacacagatacaggcttcactatacacatcagagctgcagacacagatacaggcttcactatacacatcagagacagagacaggcttcactatacacatcagagctgcagacacagatacaggctTCACTATACACATCAGAGACAGGCTTCATTATACAcatcagagacacagagacaggcttcactatacacatcagagctgcagacacagatacaggctTCACTATACACGTCAGAGACACGGAGACAGGCTTCACTATACACATCAGAGCTgcagacacagatacaggcttcactatacacagagacacagagacacagagacaggcttcactatacacatcagagctgcagacacagatacaggctTCACTATACACAGAAATACAGAGCCAGTCAGATGCACACAATAATGCAGAAACCTATTTACACATAAAGAAACAAAATGGACATGCCGTGGAGGTGATTTGGAATCCCACTCTCAAGATGAGTGACTGTAGCCAGGCCTGAGACTTCTAAGCCAGTTACACACATACAAATGGATTTCCCTCCTGATATCTTTCCCCATTTCTCTCGCTCTTCTACACTGTGCACCCCTtatcccctctcctcacctccaggCATCACGTGACCCACGTCCTGGACGGTGAGGGCAGAGTTCTTGTCCTCCGCATTGACCCTGATGACCCCGTGACTTAGACCCCCCATGGAGAGGATGGCCCTGGCTGGGAGGGGCGTCCCCGGCACCCCCGGCCTGGGCACAGGACAGGAATTTTAAGAATATACACATACTGCCGAAAGACGATCCTTTTATCCATACATGCTTTCAATCATTGAAGGTGCAGTATGTAACTTTAATTTACTCACATTTGTCCAGAGGCAAATCAGGGTACTACAAACACATTTTGCCAAGTAGCAAAACAAAACACAAACTGTTACATTCGCCAAGAAGAGCCATCAGGCCCATCCTACCTGCGGATGGCCAGCGTCATGGCCTCAGGGGAGGTGGCACAGGGACAGATGACCTCTGGCTTCAACCCGTGGATCTGGAACACCTTGAGGAAGGCATCACAGGATGACACCGACCCTtagggagagacacagatagagacatcTCACAACACTGACCATTTTTTAGAGGGAATCTATTCTAACCATACAGTGCTTTGTTTTTCATTTGCAATTGTCCTATTGCATGTGGGACGTTTGCTCTATGTCAGCCCCACTGACAGCCTGGAAGTTGCCATTGCAGACCAGTTCCAAGCATGTCTGCCACCTGTAGTTCCAGTGAGGCATCCAGAGACTACATTTCCCTGCATGGACTACATTTCACACTCACAGGGGTTGGCTCCATCAGCAACGATGAGCATGTGCAGTGATTCCAGGCTAATGTCCCTCTGTTCCCTGTGTGCCATCATGGCCCAGTGCAGGTCACGACACTTCACCAAGGCAACGCGCGCtatgggggaagaggagggacaaATGAGTACATTAACCTCACAGTATTCTCAtggtcacacagagagagagagagtgtggaggtgGTGTAACTACCTTTGTGTATGTGGACCCTCTGAACCCAGGAGAGTGGGCAAGCCTTCATCACAGCATAGGGCACACTGATGGTGTGGATCCTGTTCATTACACTCTGAAAGAAGAACAAAATACAACTTATTAAACAAAAATACATATGATATGAAATCAGTTTACCAGTAACTATTATCCTCCCACCGTGAGAACTCCATGCCACAGGCCCATGTCCTTTTTAAAGTCCAGAACGTTCACTAGTGTCTCACCTAAGAACAGAAACAGATAAGTCCCTATGAGAAGCATCCTTTAAACACTTGTTCCCTGTGTATCAGATGCCATAAACTTACTCTCACGATAGAGTATGCCTCTCTCATATAGAGTAGTTCCTCACCCTCACAGTAGTTGCAGGCCTGGGTCAGTGCTTGGCAATGGGTCAACATGGCCACCTTAGACACAGCCACACCCATCACTGTGCCCTCCTTACTAGCCTTGTACTAGAGGGAGAGAAAACACAATTACTTAAGATTAGATTAGGAGTACACAcatatgcacatgcacacacatctcACCTCTATGTATGCAGGGTCAGTGTTTGCTGTAGGGATG
Proteins encoded in this region:
- the LOC135541883 gene encoding disco-interacting protein 2 homolog B-A-like isoform X4 is translated as MAGRGVDMSALPKEVRDQLAELDLELSEGDITQKGYEKKKTKLLLPFFMQTPVEPPPPAYDAHAPGPSNASGSTHVSAHTQAPPSSSSSRYRDRRSRRPHRSGGTRDDRYRSDIHTETVQAALAKHKEEKMALPMPTKRRSTYVQSPVMNCTPPDSSSGSENESALLRQSSVGADLEALDTPSLLQPPGLQSPDSWINHFVQGSSTSSSASSTLSHGEGKPQPQPSQPQAQPQYKPQYKPQYQPQYQPQYQPQYQPQLQHPVIADMLAHARIGPSENSAPLPDVTTAAPQARDFSQVDRPNNPPVVRGMSRGQSHSGMMETADGVPVNSRVSTKIQQLLNTLKRPKRPPLSDFFMDDQEEIVEVPQPDPNTPRPEGRPIIPVKGEPLGVVSNWPPALQAALVRWGATQGKSPALTALDITGKPLYTLTYGKLWSRSVKLAYTLLNKLGPKNEQVLKPGDRVALVYPNSDPGMFLVAFYGCLLAEVIPVPIEVPLSRKDAGSSQVGFLLGSCSVSLALTSEICLKGLPKMPTGEILQFKGWPRLKWVVTDSKYLTKPGKDWQPHIPTANTDPAYIEYKASKEGTVMGVAVSKVAMLTHCQALTQACNYCEGETLVNVLDFKKDMGLWHGVLTSVMNRIHTISVPYAVMKACPLSWVQRVHIHKARVALVKCRDLHWAMMAHREQRDISLESLHMLIVADGANPWSVSSCDAFLKVFQIHGLKPEVICPCATSPEAMTLAIRRPGVPGTPLPARAILSMGGLSHGVIRVNAEDKNSALTVQDVGHVMPGALMCIVKPEGPPQLCKTDEIGEIVVNSRAGGNMYYGLPGVTKNTFEVIPVNALGAPIGEIPFVRSGLLGFVGPGSLIFVVGKNEGLLMVSGRRHNADDLVATALAVEPVKTVYRGRIAVFSVTVFYDERIVVVAEQRPDASEEDSFQWMSRVLQAIDSIHQVGLYSLALVPANTLPKTHLGGIHIFETKQNFLDGNLHPCNILMCPHTCVTNLPKPRQKQPVGVGPASIMVGNLVAGKRIAQAAGRDLGMIEDQDLVRKLRMWPTIMHQFLSEALQWRAKTDPDHCLYVLLNAKGLVVSTATCVQLHKRAEKIAAALTEKGSVNTGNNVVLLYPPGIDLIASFYGCLYAGCVPVTVRPPHPQNLAATLPTVRMIIDVSKAACILTTQNLMRILRSKEAAATVNIKTWPTIIDTDDLPRRRPQMIYKPPTVEMIAYLDFSVSTTGMLTGVKISHAAVSALCRSIKLQCEFYSSRQIAICLDPYCGLGFVLWCLARSHTHTHRVSLSLSHTNILNSYLLLFPVCSVYSGHQSILIPPLELESCLPLWLSTLSQYRIRDTFCSYSVMELCTKGIGTQTEILKARGLNLSCVRSCVVIAEERPRLALTMSFSKLFKDLGLSPRAVSTAFGSRVNLAICMQGTTGPDTSTVYVDMKSLRHDRVRLVERGAPQSLPLMESGKILPGVRVIIVNPETRGPLGDSHLGEIWINSPHSASGYYALYGEENLQADHFNTKLSFGDPTTLWARTGYLGFVKRTELLDAAGDRHDALFVVGSLDETLELRGLRYHPIDIETSVSRAHRSIAESAVFTWTNLLVVVAELSGSEQDALDLVPLVTNVVLEEHHLIVGVVVIVDPGVIPINSRGEKQRMHLRDSFLADQLDPIYVAYNM